tgcctgttgcattttgcacaatgttgcactcaggcacaatgtacagtcagacctagctgaggctttggtagacgagcatcccacccatgtagctgctgaaaatgaacaaacagccagtggtggccagacacgccagaatctcatcaattcatttttttcttgtaagtaaaaacatatatgttccaagttatactttgatagttacattatgttatcttaacaataatgtttttttatatacccttctggtaggacacagatgaatatgggttgcacacctttcttttctctgctgtgtgcacaaagggatgtggcaccggtatgttattgttgcacaggttatataatccctcttcaattttactttagttgtgtgtatgtgaatacaactggggtaacaaagcactaatattttagcattgtgttgttccttatgctaacacaatacacatattatgcccatactcattcatgcttctagtatgcttacatacaatgttatttgtgcagtgtaacatgtacatccatatgatgtgtacaccaggctgatttacattttgaatgtgattaaatatacatggtgttgcacatttaacaccaaatacacactttgctgtgttgtttacggtactgaagatggcatgtcaatgtttgcaatttatatattgttcctttgcattataggtatatctccagtatgactgatcatggtatgtatatttgctgacatctctcataagatgtgcctacctcaatcttcctataattatttgaagtaaaaaccctacagattggtttaaacacaaatgtaacatacatgtactttctgtatcatgtactgctgcggcagagtttattcgagcatttgcccgttcttggccgcagcagtagcctggcgcgcgcccgagagtgacgggcgcgcgccgaagcagcggaagagcgccctccgatcggggcgctctccctaccgctgccgggtccgccgggtcccccggaaccccctgccgccgtcccgcgatcgcgggacaccagggctccctcggggagcccctggacgcgcgtgcagggggcgcacgctccagaagacgcgtgaccgcgcatctatgacgcgcggcacgccgaggggcggccactagcaagccgggagatttcccggcttgcggtaccgaccacactcgaataaagtgtgtcggtactgtatatgcatttagctactcttgagctttcatgtgcattgtattagaaaatgattactcccatttcatcacattttatgtatgtttccttataaattccattaatgtaatatagaggtgtttggagaaaaggggataactgtacttatgtgtttacttacgggagatcattcatcacggatgaaattgactgatcataacactccatgcatgaatgcctgtaatcacaactatgcgtactacatcttagatttagcaatgtaggtgttttttaatgctaggaattaatagtcaacattaatttacatttgtgacatgtgtatgtataagtcacacgtgtgtggatgtgtcctacatgtaccaagtgtaaaactgttaacagaaaacacaattttgttgcaaatgttactgtcatttagcatttctaatttaccaatatgacaatgttggtaatatttttgctatataaatcacgtcacttcatcattatcatgatgataattatcaagtattctcacaattgtaacgtcaatcacgtgcacattagcatagacacactttgtaagacaactgtttgtgtctgtatcaatttgtgtaggatccatgtataacaccgacaaatgataacaccagctttattatggtagcttatatcatcatattgactatactatgtatttttagaacctttaataaacacagtaaactatagttagttaggttaatgaaatatacacagaaacgtacttcattacatgatgttgatgtcataatcagaacatcatgcattgtaggggaccacaacatctggccaataacattatttgctacagtcccaaaccattttatcaacatacccatgtaacaagagatttttaacaataaatggctagttggttgtaagtgtcctttacattgggagaaggagtggctcagtgagtaaagacacacactggcactgagattttgaagcaggggagtctggttcaattcccggtgtcggctccttgtgaccttgggcaagtcactttatctccctgtgcctcaggcggcaaaaaataaattgtaagttccacgggccagggacctcagcctgaaaaatgtgtctgtaaagcgctgtgtacaactagcagcgctatacatgaacatgctcatattataattattattattattattgttacatagtttcgacagtcatacgttccattacacaatagaattcacaaatgtgttagcagagtgggaatggttgttatatataaaacacaccatgccataaaatgatagtagtcattaaagaacactcaataaaaattcatgaggcactattttgcaacatcattatgttaattaagtgcttatgcaatataggcataagggtatcacatttttaattgtttgttaataagcgctgcaagcaatataaaattagttccatatgtagtatagtagtcggtggctcctcctcacaatcatctcatataaaggtagactcttttgaaatcatacattgatccgattgtatcttccccgacatctctgaaatacagcaaacacatgatggtcaaatatggcaccttactatatatgtatccgtgacaacgcattacacagctctatatgattgtgtacatacacacgtcactcacttatatgttagaagtacaagtgtacatcagtatgtaatgtttctttaaatttgtagcaggcataactatgtatatgatgtgaacgttgcctgtatactgaaaaatgtgcgcgcacatcttagtgtgcgcacgcacttcaggcttggctgcactaactgttagcgcatgcgcaaaacaaagcgtacgttgtgcgttcaatacatcttgaaaataccattaaacataaaatctttatttcaaatacaatgaatacgaaactacattcgttctaaacgagtacatctgtattctttttaaacagacgtgtttggacagaaaggacggccgataacacaatgcgcaaatgcaatacgtgtgacgtcatgttaaaccagcgtgaaacgcacgctaacactcctcccactcaattaacattcagctaacgcccagttggcgcctacaaacactgagccgcacacatgacacactgcagtaaccgttactataacaaaacatgacagccaataggctttgaggcgcgcacgtcgcttgggggcgggacttacatccgtaatcctttttaaggacgccttggcccatgacaagggtcccacgtcatacgtggtggacccgcttttaaatgttgcatgataacaaaacaggtatgtgttagagttatgttaaaatgttgctaatatggttaaagggataggaaagtacgtatatttattccgtcagcaatgtgtactactctttcaggttatactatattgtattcggcaacaatttctttgtgatcgctacatgttatgcagtctgcaatgttacgctgtatccacgcattgaaagggaaaatggtggttaaaaaaaaaacatttaaacgcacagtcaacgcataacggttgttatatttaccattcttctagaattaactgttcgtctggctgcaactggtcgctccagaaatgcaaggcattttcatccacgcttgacccacccgctgaatccagtatgacacacatctcctccatgaagcgctcataggaatcgccactgctttcttcaaacaattggtcgggaggtaggttcatttcttctggttcccattccaatgcattttcagctgaaaggcttggtacataatcatagtagttttgttgttgtacaatgtgggtttcaggaatggagggtgcagatattgcagcaggtatcgattcacacggaacagtagtagcggatccattgctattggcattaggaataaatatgcctttcacaacaatatatgtgccctctttcagggtaaaatgcttttcctttgcaatcttccagaaaccataggtgtgttctagcttatcctgcacacgttcaaaaaagtcattagttgataaagtgaatcttattgaggaattaaaattccgcgcatgcctacggtcttggtaataaggatatttagctcgaatcaaatcatagatttggcgtgtgcttgctttgtgtccgcgactgtttaaaattgcttctgaaaccatgtacttataacctaagaggggattcatattgttaacgaattcatcagccatgtcagagtagcacaaaagatgtgtgcagttctgtcttctttgctcatcaaaatgattctgctcaatggctaacaaattcctgtgtttcgttttcaaggtcaacaaaagtaactacttttactccttatttcaaacgccaattggatgtgtccttttaattggtttaagttttgtggttagtgataggcgaatgtgggaaaaacatgtatcatttttttatctcgtttgtgaaaacattcctacacttatttcagtaacattgagttttctataaaaataacaaagagcactgtgtgaaaatagtgcttagacagccatatcagtaaatacacacacctgcaaaatgaaatgtttttttcccacatacatttctgtgtgtatttgaaattctggttaactacctgtctgcatgagtttaaatacgtgtgtatctatatatatataaatatatctctctcataaaaaaaaaaatatatatatatataaagtgtatattgtactatatgtatagtgtgtgtgtgtgtgtgtgtatatatatgtatatatatatatatatatatatatatatatatatatatatatatatatatagttatttttatatatatatatatatatatatatatagttatttatatatatatatatatatatatatagttatttttatatatatatatagttatttttttatattgcaggagtacacacaacatattgatggcagtaagtaggccttgtatgaaacctatttaaatggtgataaacatgagtgaattaagtaataaacatttgtttgcacccaataatgttagaggctcacacttagtatagttgtcaaacattaggcctgtattattaaaatagtgtgttttcacaaggaagcatgaagtgtatgttttttgtaaatacatctataccagtttagatagtactatatatacacacacacacacacacagtgtgtgtctgtgtgtgtgtgtgtgcatatatcaatacatactacatatatattagtatcaattcagagatgttcttgaaacaagaacacataaatgattaaaggacaacattacaatggccaccaaaggtaagtaatatttaacacaaaatcctgctgtacacgtacaagaaagatgtttgcagttaaataggtgcttttataattgcatgaaaataatatgcacatgcaatgattacatcaattaacacacccaaatgcaatgttttgctgcaaagtcaatggcagcttctctaaacttagcaactggctcctggtggaccattactgaacagacgattaaaacataaatatttataacactattcattaattaggagtgttaacatttccaaaacttcacgtgtacaagaacatacttgaaagtttggaaacaacacagtcttcagcatacatacaatagtaattagataatctgaagtcaacaaaacaaggccaaagacatattttctgaattataacatttattttttttgttccttttgcgaccgagtaacaggcctgcttgttgtctcttgaattttcctttttcttttgccaccaactttaggcacaacagagccactttgagtggcctctggcacttcacgagcagggcttgtggccagtgactgttcacctacggggcttgtggccagtgactcacctacagggcttgtggccagtgactcacctacagggcttttgggcagtgattcacctacagggcttttgggcagcgattcacctacagggcttttggccagtgactcacctacagggcttttgggtagtgactgttcacggacagggcttgtgcccactgacacatgtgagcaagttggtagacactgcacaagtgatggttggtctgtttcatgtgtgtcttgttttgtttttgtcgcctcctttgtaggtgtctgctgctgaatttgtacagatggcagcggtaggatgtgatcaggaacctgcacagcaatgtctgctacttgaccggtaacatttgggcctggtgaatgaatatcagatgaatgtggtgaaaactgacctgcatgaacagatcctggctgggaggtgttgaattgtggtacattagtcattctccagtaattagcttgtgtttgctgaacaactaatgcttcgaatgaggtgttgattttttgcaactgtttaggcacttcaatgaagactctgtggagatgtgccaattgtgaaactgtttcttcctgcagtgcaatcatcctttccagcactgtcatcaggtcagaatggcgacgattttctgcttccacaatttttccctcagaagctacaattgcatcatatgtggtatttgctggacgttttggcggtaaaacagtttcaattggaacctcttcatggtcacttgcttgtatttgtgtgtctatggcggcggcggcatcatcatcatcatcatcatcatcatcatcatcatcatcatcaaaatcctcttcatcatgttctacaaataaatgtacacattattaaatggcatgttaatctctgctgtgttactatgtaattgtactgtgtcataagtaacaactaacatgtttccatacgttttataacctcacattaaaaactaccttgacttaagaataatgtttggactcagtatgaaatatgagtgaatgaaaacttgctgtaaactcacaactcctacatgatagttaacatcactaacacaatacaagttgccttacacttcattttcactgacactaagtaatcctatttaaagaagatgtgcaaaacaaataatgaacatgacaacataacatatagaagagcacatattatatggccaccaactgatacactcaccttctaggtgtgttgagctggctgacccaggtgaagacacttgttcagtctcaggtgacacatgtccttcaggggcaactatatataacaataacataagttttacatttacatgtgtaaatattgaacaaacagttattgtatgttctgtatttatgagtacctaacagcatcatttccttaacccaaaatgtgtgtgtgaaagtgaacataaatagttgtaataacaatgtacatgcctgtgtacttagaacttttgagttccctaacataaaacatactatgttcctgcagtaatgcgtgaggataaatagataaaatttgtacataaaaatcatatgttgtgtagtgatatcagtatcataatgtacataactatcatgagatgaccattcacaatggttatcatgaaggtggtcatattgcaaaaagtgttgtttttggtagaggatatgtgtggtacattaatataagatgtggcacacctgaatgtggctgtgactcaacaagacaacacatgctgtgtgtgataatgtgtcgttgatagtagttcaactatagatatgagtgaactaatgtgtgacgtacgctttgataagtaatgagttgttggggcatttagtagctaaagtgaagctttcaaatgagtgtgattaacttcagttgtgctagtcaggttgtaagaacggtattcacttccccaaaaagcctaatcagccacacctttcaattacttgaaacaggtgaaaatggtgtgaactaagttgaccctaaaatgaggctgtaattagtgtgtgtgctgaaccccaccccctctgttgaagtgtatgctgtgatgagatattaattgcagctgctttaacacaatggtagatgagctaaatagtcgtgtgcagtttttaagttatgaaaacaatgacataaaatatgatacgtgtgcctcattatgctgtctgtatatgacttaaagcaaaaatggaccttttcataaacaactatagatgtgttagtgcaagtgatgtttgtaggccgttgcatgcaatatatttgatgcatgcttaaaataggcagtaatgtcatgtttgtcggagtaaaataaataaaatacacaataatattatacatatttctgttctgtacctgtagctagtaataatttctcattaacatgtgttacacatgtgtactaccctgttgttccccatcttcgcccaccatcaattgcttccactgcagcaatgcattttgggaattcacatgtaaatgagcacgcaatggcacgtgctatattagttactgcttttagtaggactacaacatatatgtctattttgagatatatatatatacagaatcagacatatacatatatagatgcaggtatgcttatattgtgaagacagtataaaaagcagtgtaaatatgcaaaataactgtaagcaacgacacgcctagtacagtaatatttctcacctggtggaaattgtgagggataaattcctatatcacggtcaccaggtaagccttccacgacgacgggaagtaattttgcccgaagcagctcctccaatggacttaatatgagacgttgtggtgtcggcccacctccagtgccagtagcatgcacgcgttggtgttgtattttctttttcaatttggacctaatatcatcaaatctcttgtgacaattccgcttgtccctcacatgattcccacacgcattgacaccaatgactattgtgtcccacatttcttttctgcttgctgaacttgtccgcccttgaaaaacatataaaatatatgaggtaaatgaataataatagaagcaccagtttcctacactgctagctgttccaagagatagcaaacatgctgttttatgtgtaatatgtgaagcacatgagcattcactactaaacctatacatgtaagcaaggttgcattcatattgtatgcagttatggcaaattgaccgcctgtgtttagttgtccttgtaaggcatgctaaaaagctgtgtttccagactaattaacatagaaagatattctgaacccatatttgcatatgaacaaaactcagatgacctaggatcacatgtatttgaataataaatgtaaaggtacacttacctagtaaatgtccatatatactgtcatagtgctccagaatgccagtgacaagagctgtattttcctggtcattgaagcgaggattacgtggcttctccacacgtttcttccgagcaggtttagggtcagagcttggctggtgctgactggactctccttcttccaatggaagagcctccaaaagctgcccaccagcaagcacgccaccaccatccaccccatcagcaactgcgccaccagcagcactcacagcaccagcactcccactcctagcaccagcactcccactcctagcaccagcactcccactcctagcaacagcactcccactcccagcaacagcactcccactcccagcaacagcactcccactcccagcaccagcactcccactcccagcaacaccactcggtgcaccagcaacatcactcccctgaacagtacgttcactccgacgcgtactcgcacgagtagcactcccactcccaccagcatcactcttcccacgctttgcgggcatacttccagcactcacaaaaaacagacaactaatgtacagccaatcacacgaaacacttccacatataaaacaagacaaagatgtaaacaaaacaacaatggacaaagctcacccaatacacaacaagtctctccgtcaatatgcaaatgttcaatcagccagctctgtgcgtctctctctctctcactcccaacaacacagagaatgattagcagtacacgttgcctttaaatatggcgcgcaatccaatacatgcttgtttcgcctgattcagcaagatttgtgattgggcaacctatcagcaccccgccacgcacgccgatacacctgtgtgtgatcggataatcatcgtgagagtgggcggatttgttttcgggttcattttgaatgtattcggcacttactgcatacggagaggaaaaatcgccattaacatgactaatcggtaaacttgccgatttcacttaatcgacgcttactgcatgaggccctaagtctttcACATGGACAGTGTATGTCTTTCACATGGACAGTGTATGTCTTTCACATGGACACTATATGTCTTTCACATGGGCACTGTATGTCTTTAACATGGGCACTGTATGTATTTCACATGGACACTGTATGTCTTTCACATGGACAGTGTGTCTTTCACATGGACAGTGTATGTCTTTCACATGGACAGTGTATGTCGTTTACATGGACACTATGTCTTTCACACGGACACTGTATGTCTTTCCCATGGACACTGTATGTCTTTCACATGGACACTGTATGTCTTTCACATGGACAGTGTATGTCTTTTACATGCACACTGTATGTCTTTCACATGGACAttggaatatcaccatgacaatCAATCAGGAGCGTACTCCACTGGACATCGGTGTCCCATCGAGCATCCACACTACTGGCTTTTGTGAACCCTGATAACTGTCTGCGGTTTGCAAGATGGGCAAGGGATGGAATACTGGGACCTGACTAATGGCGACCACGTGGCTAGGTGGTGCGTGGTGCCGCAGGGCCCACTCATGGACACTCCAGCGGGACGGGAGAGACATGGTCCCTAATTTGGTCTGACTGTTTTTTGACTTTAGATTGGGCACCCAAGGTTTGAGATCTCagtagcgcctccaaatgtagcactatttcccccaccctatgggagatatgacGGCTACtacgtgtgtgtggtgcattacctgtggctcacaggaggcctgaacctctgctgctgggagcctgtggTGTGCCTGATCCATCTgttgacagcacctccacctgtgcgggatcctaccATGTTGTATAACCCCGTCACTGGACCCAATACAAGAATACACACAATGgtatagataacagtttactacATGCAGATAATAATGGGAATAACAAGGTAACACCCACACCAACTAGGCCGTAAtcccacagtgccctccaacacaATGTCCACACACTGACGGCATATCCCCCAAaatactgaggtgcccctgggcacccaaccactctggtgtccacaagagtcatACCACAcatgcctccaaatgtaaccccatTACCCTTGCTGCTGTTTCCATTGAGGCCAAAGCCTCTGGGGAGCCTGAGATGCTGTAtctcgcggtgcagcgcctccaccaatgaggatcccagcgtgagcGAGATGGCTCCTCATAGGAACCAGTAACTACTATACAACCTGGTATAATATAACTGctttactgtattacagtataacAGAGAACAATATAGCacatcaatacaatacaaggCAATGCACTAACATCAGTGGtggtcccccaaagtactgagggtgccctgagcACCTAGAACCCCGGTGTCTGCAGAacaatcccacccaagtgtgaggcagcgctaccccctgtgaagTGTAGATGCacggtggtaccttcctggtcaacGGTCCTGACCAGGGAACACATGTGGAGCAGAGTTGGATCAGGTCCCACGCAGCAGGGCCTCCAACAtaaatcccctcacaccttatgcTCCAGGCTacctacctcacacttgggtgggattgtTCTGGGATCCTCAtttgtggaggcgctgcaccacgagATATAGCCCCTCAGGCCCCCAGAAGCAGAGGCTTTGGCCTCAAAGGTAACAGCAGCACGTGTAATTGACTGCGGTTTCCCTTAGGCGTAgaggaaagggggttacatttggaggcgctgcagaGATTCAAACCTGGGGTGCCCTGAACCAAATGAAACCAAAATATTACCATGTTTGTACCGTCAAGACAGGAGGTCCACCAGTGGGCCGTGGAGTTCCAAGTACCTCCCCGTCACGTGGTGGCCGTCGGTCATGTCCCGGCCAATATTCCTTCATACAACGTGTGCCTAGCCCCAGGGGGGCTGCCACGGTTAGCCACAGCTCAGCCCCTGGGCCGAACGTGGGACCCCACCTATACCTGGAGCATGGTCCTACTTAACGCACGTTGTGATTTAAGCGAGGAGGGTGGATCTCAAGCTAATCCTGCCAGGAAGCCTACCCAGTGGGTATCCTATTATCTACCTTGCGCTGATAGTCAAAATGGAGGACCCTAGCCCAGGGCCGGTCCCTAACCTGGACGTAGGAACT
The Ascaphus truei isolate aAscTru1 chromosome 3 unlocalized genomic scaffold, aAscTru1.hap1 SUPER_3_unloc_10, whole genome shotgun sequence genome window above contains:
- the LOC142473316 gene encoding uncharacterized protein LOC142473316, with protein sequence MSLPSRWSVHEWALRHHAPPSHVVAIIAPEGHVSPETEQVSSPGSASSTHLEEHDEEDFDDDDDDDDDDDDDDAAAAIDTQIQASDHEEVPIETVLPPKRPANTTYDAIVASEGKIVEAENRRHSDLMTVLERMIALQEETVSQLAHLHRVFIEVPKQLQKINTSFEALVVQQTQANYWRMTNVPQFNTSQPGSVHAGQFSPHSSDIHSPGPNVTGQVADIAVQVPDHILPLPSVQIQQQTPTKEATKTKQDTHETDQPSLVQCLPTCSHVSVGTSPVREQSLPKSPVGESLAKSPVGESLPKSPVGESLPKSPVGESLATSPVGESLATSPVGEQSLATSPAREVPEATQSGSVVPKVGGKRKRKIQETTSRPVTRSQKEQKK